In Phocoena phocoena chromosome 3, mPhoPho1.1, whole genome shotgun sequence, the DNA window aaagaaaaatataatagtaTTAGATGAAGTGAGGTCAAAGGTAGTTGGTTTTTAAGAAGGATGAGGTGGGCCAGGAAAAGGGAACCTTGTTTTGCAGAGggagaaattacaagaaaaggacaaaaaagaatgaaaatcttaACTAGCAATTAAGGTATTAGGGATTGAGAGAATGATATCTAACTTTGTTTTTGGAATTTCAGGGGCTGCTTGGATGGGGTTATTACTTGATAATGCTTCCATTCCGGTTTACCTATTATACAATACTTGATATATTTAGGTATGTACCtttgtatgtatgtgttagtAGTAACAAGGTAGATGTTGGAGCTGAAACATAGACCAGAATAAGGTTTATGCTCTATCAATTTTGGCTGCCAGTTTGTCATCAGATTGAATACTTTTCCTGAAGTATTCATATAGCATGAAAATATTTTCGGTTTTTCAGACATAACAACAGATGTTATCATTTTCACAAATAAGTCTGCCTCCCTATCCCACATGTTTGTCCCCCTACATTCCCTAGTTAATCTTCACACCCTTTCCTTTCCAACCTCTGTTATCTTTACTAGCTTCACACTCCTTGTAACTTTTACCCTAAATCATTTTACAACTCATAATTCCAACAAATTCTTTTGCTCTGAGATGACGTACTTTCTTCTAGATTCCTCCTATAACAGTTTCACCATTCTAGACACACCTTCTGTACATTTTCCTCTGTCCTGGCAACCCATAGGTTGCTGGCACTGGAACCCTTCCATATGTGTACCCACTTGCTTCACACTTTCACCTTTCTTCTTAATCCCTTCATGTACCATTTGGAGAGCTCAGCACAGGAAGCTACAGAAAGGCTGGAAAATGTCAAGGGGCCCAAGTTTCTGGCACATCAGACTTGGGGTGTCTGGTCTGGAGCTCAGTAGTAGATGAACCCACACCTAGACTTCATGGAGAACTAAAATGTTTTATGGGCATCCATGCCAACAGATGGAGCCTTGCATACAGGGCATTCTATACCTTCCTCTAAATATGGGCTAATCTTTGCCTTGCTCTAGGGAGCAGAGCTTGAAGGTAAGGACCCAGCAGCTGCAGAGGATCAGACAATACCTAAGAATGGGCATgtaaaaacctttaaaatcatAATGAAGTCTTAGTTgatatctctattttttttaaaaagctgattgtCCTAAATTGTGTTGGCCATTGGAATATATtgtaatgagaaataaaaaaattaaaacctttatccattcatcaaaatttgaaaacttaaagaGTAATAAGATAATCCTAAAATACTTGATTTCAGAGAAAGTTATCAAAACATTAATCTTCTTAAGGATTTCTAATCACTCCCTCACATACACAGCTTCTtacctttgattttaatttgctctGGAATGTTTGTGTCAATGAGTTTGATTTGATTACTCAGAAGAAATTCCAAGTGAAATCATGTTTATATGGGGAATTTGTTAAGGGGGTAAGGAATTGGCTCAATATTCGGTAAGGAAGGTATCATAGTTTAGTCAGCTTTTCTATGGTGATATTTCTTTAAGTATATGAATATTGTTTgctttctttgggaaaaaatatgCATGGCATGTGTTACTAATTTTAATGCAACTGTATCATCCAAGTAACTTATTTAATGTTACATAGCACATTGACTTATCAAGCCCCTGCTCCTTTGCCTTTTATGGAAACCCAGAGGATAAATAAATGGTACTATACAAATGTGATAAGATGGGCTCTTTAGAAACAGATGTGTGGTACCGTCTTTAACCTTACAGTAACTGCCAGGTCTCCAACTCTGCCCATGTTGTCTAGATCCATTTTACAACTTCCTCCATGGATGCTATCAACCATAAATCACTGAGCAGAATTTACTTGCCCCGTTGAAGAGCAAGTCAGTCATGACTGCAAGTTTGGATTTGAAGTTCTTGTCCATAATTTGAATAGTTTGGGAATGTGGACTCATAATTCAAAATCCCAGGagaacagaaaggaaagggagaggcaAGTAGAAGAACCAGAGATACAGCTCTGTTCTAGAACAGCactaatagaactttctgtgatgatggaaatgttctatatctgcagTGTCTAGTGTggaagccactagccacatgtggctgttgagcacttgaaatgtggctggtgtgagtgaggaagtgaatttttaaaattgtatttaattaaattaattttcttggtAATTTagatagccacatgtggctcgtGGCTGCTGTTTTAGACAGTGCCGTTATGGAGAGTCTGGGGGCACAGCCTGACCTGTGATCTTTTTGGATATTGCATCTTCCTTTCCCAATTCTTATAGCCCTAAATTTTTCTGCAAAAAGCACTCAAGATTTGTTTAGGCCAGTGTTGGAATTTATAATTCTAGTAATTTGCATTCTTCTTAAGCAGACAGTGGTGTAACACTTGCTGCTTTGTGGCTTTTGAGCTAGCCTGTACTCTCAGGTTTGATGGTCCACTCACAGACCGTTCACCTCCCTTTGCTGCCATGCCCATGGCTCTGCTATAGGAATCTTTACAAACTGGCCCACTCCATATGCACTACAGTAAGCCGATTCATGTGATATTTATTCCTTCCTCCCCAGGTTTGCTCTTCGTTTTATACGGCCTGACCCTCGCAGCCGGGTCACTGACCCCGTTGGGGACATTGTTTCATTTATGCACTCTTTTGAAGAGAAATATGGGAGGGCACACCCTGTCTTCTACCAGGGAACGTACAGCCAGGTCAGTGCCACAAACCATATAGATGCCAATTTATTTATATGATTCTCTCCTCAAAGGAAAGCATAGCTTAGCACTGATCATGTCATTCTTTTATTCAGAAACTTTAAATAGCTTTTTATTGCTTACACAAAAAGAGACCAAGCCCTTTAGCTGGGCCCTCCTTGATCTAATCCCAACCTCCTTTTGAGGTCTTTCCTGCATAACTTGTTTCCCTATACCCTAGGTTCCAGCTGACCATTCCCTTAACATACTCTGTACTTtcccacctctgtgcctttgcttttGATTTACTGTTTCCTCTATCTAGAATGCCTTCCTCACATTTTTGCTAATTGGAATCTTGCCCATCCTTCACCAGCTCATGTCACTCCCCTCTCGTACCCTTTCCTAATTGTTGCGCCCTACCCTGCCTACTTGCAATCTAAAATAGTAGTCTTTCCTTTTGCACTTTCatagtggttttctttttttttaaacgttaTAGCAATTTCAcattcttccttattttatagtTGTTTGTGTTAATGTCTTATCTCCTGtaccagactgtaagctcctcCTTATAGGCAAAACCTAAGTCTTGTATCCCTCACAGAATTGAATAAGGGGATAGACCGTAGACTCAAAGCAACACATCTCATTCAACCCAAGCCACGCAGACATTCGACTGTTGTTACCTCTCAGGGAGCAAAAATTAGGAGTTCTGTGGGTGTTGGGCATATCTCTAGTTTACCAGAGAAAAATGTAGAAGTAACACCTTATGCCTGAGGGTGGTTCTGCAGCCTCCAGGATTCCTGGATCtatctggagaaagagaaaaatgcttaCTCTTGCTTCCTTCTGTGATTCTCCCACATCTGCTTTTTCCCACTGGCTGCTCCCACCCCACTCAATGAGCATTAAGCACGTACTATATGCCACGCATTGTGCTCAGTGCTAGAGATACAGACATGAATGAGATGGGCACCTCTCATGCACCCTCTTTGCTGTAATCCTGAAGGTAGACCACCAGTGGTCATTCAGGAAATCTTAATTAAATTGTAATGTACTTGGGATTCTGCAAATGCAAAAGCATACAGAGAAATCTGGGACACTAGCCTTGTCTTTGAAGATCTTTTAAACCCCATGCTCTTTAAAATGCCCTTGGGTCCCTCAGTCCCCCATCCCTGCTTGGTATGTGGCCTTGGATCAGGCTCATCTTCGCAGTATTGTTTATGTTGTAGCTGTAAAGTGGCAAAACTCTCATCTCCCTTTTCAGGTCAGATTTTCCTGTTTACATCTTCCTTTAGATTGTGGGAACAGATGACTTTTCTGTgattgggtggggagggggcttttTTTTGTCAGCCTGCCTACTCTTATGTGCCTGATAGAATTTAAATCCTAACAACACTAAAAACTTTTTCATTGAAGCTTGTTAGCATGGACTTTTTGTAGGGAGAGAAATGCCAGGGTTATGAAGGTAGGAGCCCAggaattttctggttttcttgcTCACctttttccctcatttcttcttttgttcctaAATACGTAGCTGTATCCATTAGGACCCTTAGCCTAATTAAAAGTTTGAGGCACAGTCATCAATCATAATTTGTGATCTTTTGTTTCTCACAGGCACTTAATGATGCCAAACGGGAGCTtcgctttcttttggtttatctTCATGGAGATGATCACCAGGACTCTGATGAGTTCTGTCGGTAagtggattgatttttttttttttctcttttctgatctTATCTACTGATAATTTGTAGTAAGCAAGTTCTTCTCATGTCTTCTTCATCCCTCTCCACAGCACCACACTTTGTGCTCCTGAAGTTATTTCACTAATAAACACTAGGATGCTCTTCTGGGCATGCTCCACAAACAAACCTGAGGGATACAGGGGTAAGTTGTGTTTCTTTTGCCTCATTGAGATTGTTGAGATATCTTTGGAATAATCTGGAAGGACATGCCATTTATTGCATGACTATTCTGTGGCTGACCAATCCTCTCAGCAGTCCTGAGAGATGGGGGTTGTATTACCTCCACTTTATGGTTTAGGAAAcaagctcagagagtttaagccACTGGCCCAGGATCATACAGTTAGCAAGTTTTGGAGCAAGCTCAGGTCTGTCAGGCTCTAGCCCATTCATTACAGTTAACCATTGCCAgagcctgttttatttttaaaaatacccagtcctggggcttccctggtggcgcagtggttgagactccgcctgccgatgcaggggacatgggttcatgccccggtccgggaagatcccacatgccgcggagcggctgggcccgtgagccatggccgctgagcttgcgcgtccagagcctgtgttccgtaacggaagaggccacaacagtgagaggcccgtgtactgcaaaaataaaaaaaacaaaaaacccagtccTGGCCAGCAGCTTGCCTTTAATCTTAATGAGCTTTTTACCGAAGAGTTTATTCTTGTCATCAGCAATTTTAACAGAGCTTCTTGCACAATGAGTTTGAGTACCCTGAGTGCTGATAGGGATTCAGAAAGCTCAGATCTTTGCTGACTATAACTAACTCTTAACTGGAGGTAAATATCTTTAGAAGTCTGTATAAGATATAAAGGCATCTAGTGAAGGAAAATGTAGTTACTTTGCAGCTACTTCTATTCAGCAACTTTTGAATATATACTAGCAtaccaggtgctgtgctaaaTCCTGAGAACCAAAGATGCAGCAGATGTTTTGTCTACATCCTGGAATCCGAATTGTTATTCCTAATTGGTTTTTAAACATCTGATAAGTTCCTGCAGTATATGTTCTGCCATTCTCTTACGGCTTTGGGTGTGAGGAGTGATAGATAGAAGGAGACTAAGGATATTTTTAACAGAAGCTTAAAATCTCTTCTTTCAAATCATAAGGTAAAACAGGTAAAGCTCTGTAATTGTAAAATCTTGGTTATTTGGAAGACCAACTTTCTAAACTCCTTCAGAACAGAAAAGCTAGCCCTTTTTTAGTGGGTGGGGGCGGGTGGGACATAGGAAAAGGGGATAAGGAAGGGATTGGATGAGAGGAACAAAAGACAGGGAAGATGATGGTGGAGATCCTCACCAGTAACATAAAGCTTGAGACTTGCAGCCTTGTCCCCTTCGACACAGGGGGAAATTATGCTGAGCAGTAGCCAGAGTCTCTGTAGATCCTTTTCCCTCCATCAAATAGACATTGTTCTTGAACTCTGCAGCCTGCCCTAGCATCATCATGACAACCACACCCCACCAGAAAAGCCTGTCCTACTCTAATCAAATTACCTGGGAATAGGGACACAAAtatataacaacaacagcaaaaagattGAGAAACTAGGAGGGAAAAAGGTAGGCAGGGAATAAATGACACCTCCCTTCTTTCCCAACTGAGACCAAAGCAGTTCTCTCTGGCTTGTTGTGTAAAGTCTAAGAATTAATCTGTTTTATCCCTAAGTCCTGCCCTTGATCTTTTGGGTCTTCTTTCTGTCAGTCTCACAGGCTTTAAGAGAAAACACCTATCCATTCCTGGCCATGATTATGTTGAAGGATCGGAGAATGACTGTGGTAGGACGGCTAGAAGGCCTCATTCAGCCTGATGACCTCATTAACCAGCTGACATTTATCATGGATGCAAACCAGACTTACCTGGTGTCAGAACGCCTCGAGAGGTACAGGGGAGTTCCTCTCTGGAACTGAGACCAGCTGTAGACTTGGGTGCCTTACCTGGGGCTCCACAAATCCTGACTTCTTCTCTGTTAGGCAACTTTAAAAGCCTTGTCCATTtagtgttaaaatatttatatattttgacctAAATAACTCCATCAGATCATCTTTTCTTGGAGATGTGATTCAAAATAAAGACAGGACTCTATGCTCAGGAATGtaaattgtgtcatttaaaatagCTGAgcattatataaagaacttaaatgtaaaaaatgaggAATGCTTATAACTTGGTTATAACTCCTCCCCCATCACATAAGTAACGTACATTAATTAATGTAGAAAATTCAGGAAACATAGAAAAGcacagaagaaattttaaatcacTCATAATCCTACCACCACTTTTaacattctgggatattttcttttaattttatagacacagatacacacactccTACGTACATACACAATTTTTTGGAGAGAAAAATATCCCAAAATGTTACAGTGTTTTCTCTTTGATTAGTAGAACTCTGAATAAgatgtttctatatttttcacatcttctaaaatgtgtgtatgtggttttttggttttatgaaagcaacatacacaaaaatgtaACCCAGAAAGGTATTTACCTATAAAATATCCCACTGATCATTTTATGGCAATAATATTGTGTTACTTCTGTTAGGATTGGGGCGAAAGGATAGTTTTACATGGCAAgtgaaaaagagagggaaaagcttgccatttctttttctgccaAATTAAAGTAAGAAAAGAGATGGCTCATTCAGATTCTGCATGAGAATCTGAATCCCTTATGGTAGTATTAACTGGTCATCTGCCAAGATTGTCAACCTTTTTAACCCCCTAAAAAATTTCAATATAAGAAAACACAGAGCTTtgtgagatttattttttccctgtatGCTTTTGATCTGTCCACAGGGAAGAACGAAACCAGACCCAGGTGCTGAGACAACAACAGGATGAGGCCTACTTGGCCTCTCTCCGGGCTGaccaggagaaagagagaaagaagcggGAGGAGCGGGAGCGGAAGCGGCGGAAGGAGGAAGAGGTGCAGCAGCAGAAGTTGGCAGAGGAGAGACGGCGGCGGGTGAGGAGCCTGTCTTTATTTACTTCTGGTGACTCTCAAACTGGTCTTTTCTcaagtgtgaaagaaaaaaactagatAGGATTGTGAGTGATTTAAATTCTCCATGCCATTTTAATATTTACTACATTTtcacaaaaagtattttttaattgtttaaaaagtttattaaaacaaatacaagAGTAAGTAAAAGTTAGGCAGAACAGCTGTGTTCCATGAAAAGTAAGTATAAATAGATAATAAGCAGTTCAATATGCTAATTCACAGCAGTAGATTTTAAGCATTCATTCTTAGTACCAGTGTCTAGCTCACTGACATTTTATTCATCATCTTGTTTCATTGCATATTGCCACTTGATTATAGCCAGGGTCTTTTAGTCATTCCCTTTTTTCTAACAGTTACATACCTTAACATAGTCAATAAATAATACATGTGATGCAATAGTATgtaatcaaataaatataatttgaattaGGGTGTTTCTGACCCTTGCCAAGAAGTTTTCTTCTGATACTGGTCATTAATTTTTCGTCTGACTGCCTAGTAAACCTACATGTTGTGATTGTGTTTCTTGTTTCCTTGTTCCCTGATTGGAGCCATAGCCTCACCTTTGCTTTGTGTCTCTACAGAATTtgcaagaggagaaggaaaggaagttgGAGTGCCTGCCCCCGGAGCCTTCCCCTGATGACCCTGAAAGTGtcaaaatcattttcaaattacCCAATGATTCTCGAGTAGAAAGACGATTCCACTTTTCACAGTCTCTAACAGTAAGGACTGCCTAAGTTGTGTGAAGTGTATGTAAAGTCTGGGCTGTCTGGGCTGTAGATATGGAAACTTTTAAAGACTCTCAAGAGTGTTATTGCTGTATCTGCTGCTCTGATGaacaggggaggaaggaggtggggcAGAGAGAAGAGTGCACTGAATTATTGTAGGTTCCTTCAGGTCTAGCTGCCAACTCAAAGCAGTTATTAAGGTTTCATTTTATCATGTTTGAGCTCTGCTAAGAAGAAAAGATAGCTTACCAAGAAGTTCCACAAAAGATTTGTATGTTGGAGGTGGGAGGCTCTTCCAAGCTGCTCGACTCGCATTGGCTTTAGAATCCCACCAGAACCCCTTGCTGTGTAGAAAAAGCTCTATCCCCGCTGCCCTGGAAGGACTGGAATTACACAACTGAATATAAGTGCATGCACAGCCTGCATGCAGTTGtcactctttctttctactcAGCCCATTAGAAGCCCCACTTAGTAGGGCTACCTTGTATATCTGGTGTCCATAGGTAAATAGTGTTTGTCATTCCATAGGGATGTAGTTACAAGCAGAGACTCTCAGAGTCTCACAGAATGAAGATCAAATTCTCATTGTTCCAGTGTTAATAGGTGTGTTTCCTTGGTCAGTTTACTTAatctgtaagcctcagtttcttcatctttaacatGGGTATAATGATCACTCTAATAGGATTGTTAGGATTAAGTTCATATGTAAAGTGCTCAACAttgtgcctggctcatagtaagcattcaaacgctattgtttttggtgtttattATCAGAAGGAGGTTCCTGTTTATATTGAGCGTTGGTAAGTTGCCTGTCCAAGTTTACAACTATAATAGATGCTGCCATTTCCCTGATCATTTGAAATAATCAAGAATAAACTACATAACAGAAATGTGGATGCTCTGTAGTCAGGTGAGGCTGGGTAGCACATTCATTACTTCTCCTGTTTAACTGGAAAACATTGGACAAGTTACAGAGTCTCTTATAGGGCCTCAGATATATCCTgcatgtaaaatggaaatataaccTGTCCTCTGATAACATTAAACTGAaggtatgtcaggcactgtgctaggcacccTAGGGGTTATGCAGGTGAGTAAAGCGTGGTTCTGGAATTCATGGAGCTTACTGGCCAGTAAGGAATGTAAGACGATTCAAAGAGCTAATTCAGAGTAAAACGTTGTGAGGCATCCTAGTGAGAGAGGAGCAACAGCTTCCtcgttttatttgtttatctccCATTTATACATTGATTTATATGGGGGAAGGTGCTCACATCTCTAACTTTGGATGTTTTAGTTGGGAATAACATGAATGAGCCTCACACAGGACCTAGCATGTAGTAGATGGTTTCTAAATGTTCATTCCCTTTCCTTGATGTGTTTCCTAACTACTGTTTTCTGTGTGGGTATTAGCTTGCAGCCATGTTCACTGACAGTTTCTCTGTAGTATGCCCAAGCGCTTATGGAGCTTTTACTCCCCAAACTCTAATTATCATTTTGTATATGAAAAGCCTAACCAAAATTTCCTCTCTTGAGAGTTTTGGAGGAAAATCTGTTAGAATTGTGGAATAGAATAGACTTTTAGCCAAAGAGGAACCAAcccatttgttaaatatttaatccttgtaggctttttaaatatgtttacactacaagttattttttaaagaagaaaaaaacttcagatggagagaaataattCGTAAATGGGGACAAGGAtcagatgggaaagaaagaagtgtAAGAGGAGAGGTGTATTGGCAGTGCTGGCCTTTCACTTAACATTTATAAAGTTAATAACATGAAACTGAATAGTGAGTTACAGTTTTTTAGTGCTCCTGCAGACTTTGTGTGATCTTCTGTGAGCTCTACCCTTTATAAATACTCTCAATGAGTGAATGTTCAGCAAAATGCTCAGTTTGTGTGTGATGCTCAGCTCTTGACAGGTGTTAAAAGCTAGGATAAAAAAGGGTAAACTGTAGAAAAATCTCTAGCCTTCAAGAGTGAGCAGAAAAGTGGCAGCTGACTTTCTCCTAAATGAATGCATGTAAGAGAGAAACCGAATTATACTCAGCCCAGAAATCATTTTTCTATCCATTATGAACCACAAGGGACCTGTAGAGGTGATTTCATCTGTTTCCTGATGGTATTGGTGCATTGCCAATGATAAACAGAAAATGTCAGTGTTGTATCAGTGTTGAGTATTGTCAAGCAGTGACTGAAAAGGAAGCAAGATATTTTGCCATTTTGTAAAACCCTGTTGGGTTCATACCAAGAATACTTGGTGCAAGTCTAACTGATGGatctcaagaaaagaaaaggagaatgaatGTTAATGGAAATTgcaaagacagagaaaggagCTGAAAGTGATTAAGGTTGATGGACCAAAATATGAGAATTTTGTAAAATCATGAATGGATTAGgtgaaaggaaaatgaatttaCTCCTTAAATGGATTTGTAGCAATAGCCTCTTCAGACAGAGGGAAATAAACTTATGAGAGGTGGAACAAAAAGGAAGTAGAAATAGATACCCTCAAAAAAGTAAGGGTAACTTGAATGGGGTGCTCCTGATCTTTGGGATGGACCTGAAAGAGGTCAGCAGTGCCCTTCACTGCACATCCCTTAGAGTCTTGTTAAAAACAGAATTTGAGATAAAGAGGACCATAGATCAGATCCAGGGTGCCTGTTCTTAATGTGTGGCATTAAGAGACAGGGGAAAATAAGAATTTACCTGTACCTTGCCAGAGCCAGGCCAGGGTGAAGAGGGCTTTCTCACAGAAGAGAGGTCTACGTGGAAGGTGTCAGATCTCGATCAAGTGAAGGAGGTGTGCATATGTGAGAGCACCCAGTGCAGAGAAGTCAGAGCCCAAGTGGCCCGGGGATGGGGTGGGTGTTAAATCCAGAACCAGGTAAGGAGGGTATACATGAGGAGAGGGGAATCAACTCATGGCTCTCAGTATACAGGGGGAAATAGAGATAtagatgcatatatgtatgtacacattgTCTGGCTTTCTCCACAGAGAGTGCTTGGGAACATCAGCACCCCAATAGCAATGAACATACCTAGCACCTAGGTCGtggttgttatttatttattttctgttttttcgtttttggccgcaccacacagcatgcaaggtcttagttccccgaccagggatcgaacccatgctccctgcagtggaagcatggaatcctaaacactggacctccagggaattccctagatcgTGGTTTTTAAATAGCATTGTCCATTAAGAAGAATCacggttccttggagaaatggctgattccaggactgggacagggaaaatacaagattAGCCTGGAACACCTTGTACCACAAAGCAAGGAATTATTCAAAGAATG includes these proteins:
- the FAF2 gene encoding FAS-associated factor 2; this encodes MAAPEERDLTQEQTEKLLQFQDLTGIESMDQCRHTLEQHNWNIEAAVQDRLNEQEGVPSVFNPPPSRPLQVNTADHRIYSYVVSRPQPRGLLGWGYYLIMLPFRFTYYTILDIFRFALRFIRPDPRSRVTDPVGDIVSFMHSFEEKYGRAHPVFYQGTYSQALNDAKRELRFLLVYLHGDDHQDSDEFCRTTLCAPEVISLINTRMLFWACSTNKPEGYRVSQALRENTYPFLAMIMLKDRRMTVVGRLEGLIQPDDLINQLTFIMDANQTYLVSERLEREERNQTQVLRQQQDEAYLASLRADQEKERKKREERERKRRKEEEVQQQKLAEERRRRNLQEEKERKLECLPPEPSPDDPESVKIIFKLPNDSRVERRFHFSQSLTVIHDFLFSLKESPEKFQIEANFPRRVLPCTPSEEWPNPPTLQEAGLSHTEVLFVQDLTDE